CCTTTCGCCGCTCTCGTCGGATTCGTCTACCCTTCTATCGGCTACTTCGGACTCGTCTTCTTCGGATTCCTTGCCTACCGCCAGATTCAGGCGCGCCTCGGGGCAAAGTAAACAATTAGATCGCTTCGAATCTCAATACTCTTGCTTTCGATAAACTTGAGGGATATAGTGCTTCATACCAGGGGTGAAGAACCCTATTCGAGCCATTAACTTTTCGGTCGCGTCATATTGGCGAGGCATCGGCAAACTGGACGAGGTTGATCTATTGCGAATCCTCTTCGATGATGACGAACTGCAACGGATGGCCAATGACCCTAACTTCAAATCGAAGAAATGGAGTTCCGATCTCGTCAAGGCCTACCGCAAGAAAATTCAGATTCTAACGTCCGCCACAGACGAACGTGACCTAAGAGCATTAAAGTCACTGCACCTTGAACAGCTCAAAGGAAACAGAATTGGTACTTCATCTATCCGTTTGAACAAGCAGTATCGTTTGATTCTTCAATTTAAGTCAGACGAATCAGGCCGCACAGTAATCGTCATTGAACTCGTCGACTACCACTGAGAGGAGGTTAAAAATGAACACAGTAGTAGCCGCTGAACGCTTTCCCGCGGGAGAATTCTTAGCCGATGAGCTCGACGAGCGCGGGTGGTCCCAAGCCGATTTTGCCGAAGTTCTCGGACGCCCAGCTCAGTTTGTCTCAGAAATCATCTCAGGCAAGAAGGAGATCACTCGCGAGTCCGCCGCACAGATCGGTACCGCGTTGGGGACATCCGCTGAGTTTTGGCTCAATCTGCAAGACTCGTATTTTCTTTGGAAGCAGTCCCAAGATGCCCAAACTCAACACAACCTAGATGAGGTCAGAATCCGAGCACAAATCCGAGATCTCGCACCAATATCCCACCTAGTCAAACGTGGATTCGTACGTTCAAAGGACCCAACAGACCAAGCCAAAGAGGTCCTGAATCTGTTTGGAAAATCGAGTTTCGAGGATCCATCCCCCACTAAGTTCGTTGCGCGTCGGAGTAACAATGAAGAATCCATAACTGTTCTCCAAGAATCCTGGGCTGCGTGTGTTCGAGCTAGCGCAGAACGACTGGAGGTCTCGACGTATTCGCCCAAAGCTTTAAGGGAATTGGCTGAGACGTTGTCTGCTCGAACGAAAGATCCAAACGCTTTCGCAGAGTTCCAGAAGGTTTTTGCCGAGGTTGGCGTAAAACTCGTCTACGTGGAGTCTTTCCCAGGAGGCAAGCTTGATGGATGCGCCCAATTGGTGAACGGGCATCCAACTATTGGACTTTCAGGCCGCGGAAAACGGCTAGACAAGGTGTTCTTCACCCTGCTGCACGAGGTCGCCCATGTGCTTTTGGGACATGTTTCGGACGATAGTGAAGTCATTCTGGATGATCTCTCAAGTGAGTCAGATTCAATAGAAGATGAGGCAGACCGTTTAGCTGCACAACTTGCCATTTCGGATCCATTACAGGATGTCCCAGAAAGAATCAGCGCGGATTGGGTTGAGGCGAAATCTGAGGACCTTGCCATTCACCCGATACTTTTGATTGGGAGGCTTCAAAAAGAGTCCCGACTTTCTTGGAAATCCACGTTGACTCGAAACGCACCCACAGTTATTAAGCAGCTAGAAGAATGGAAGGCTCCCCGTCCACAGTAGACAAGATTCCTGTACATGCCTCACCTTCAGGGTGCCATTTGAAGGGCTAAGTAAAGAAAAGTGTGTCTGAATTAGCTTACTTCTGCCAGCTCAACAACTGTTTTTAGCCGGTTAATAGGTCTCCAAGAGCTATTAACCGGCCTTTTGCGTTCAATACCGAGATCCCGTGAAAAGTGTGCTAACCGGTTCTGGTTTGATTTTCCGGTGAGTACAAACAGACCAAGATGCCCCATCTGTACAGGGCTAATGAAGAAAAACGGATACACACAAGCCGGCACCCAACGCTGGCGATGCACACAAGGCTGCCGCGGATCCTCAGTAAGAAACAGCCAACAAGCCAGCAAAGACGCCGCAACCTTCCGACTGTTCTACACCTGGATCACCACGGGTCGTTCCCTCAACAGCCTCGCACAAGAACACAACACCACCCGCCAAACCCTGCACGCACGCATGAAATGGTGCTGGCTGATACAACCTAACGTAGAAATCGACCACAATAGGGTCTATGACCAGCTATTTATCGACGGCACCTACCTCAACAAACAGTGCCTGCTCATCGCCGCAAGCCTCGACCACGTCGTCGCATGGCTGTGGTGCGATAAAGAATCCACCACCAACTACATCAAACTCATCTCCCAACTACAGCCCCCACTGATCATCACCCTCGACGGCGGGACCGGAGCCTTATCAGCAATCAAAAAATGCTGGCCCACCAGCCACATTCAACGCTGCACCGTCCACGTTCAACGCCATATCAGACGCCAAACCACCTCCAGGCCACGCACAGAAGCAGGCAAAGCCATCTACGCACTAGCCCTGTCGCTGACCAAAGTAGAAACCCCCGACGACGCCTACCAATGGACTACAAACCTGCTGGCCACCCACGAGTTTTACAAACCCACACTCGCTAAGAAAACCTTTTATAAACGCGGTCAACACCCCAGCGGGAAAACCTGGGACTGGACACACAAACGAGACCGCACAGCCATGAATTCGCTAAACAACCTCAACAGCAAAAAATGGCTATTTACCTGGATAGAACCACCCGAAGGATTCATTGGAACACCAAAATCCACCACCAACAGCCTTGAAGGTGGCATCAACTCACCGCTCAAACTCCTCGCCAGAAACCACCGCGGAATGAGCAAAGAACACCAACGCACCGCCATCGATTGGTGGCTCGCATCAAAAACGCAGCTGCCTGCCGAGCCCGTAAAGACCGCCAGGCAGCAACGCTGGGGTAAAGACGCACTCGCCAAAGTCAACGCCTTACTCGAAGCGGAATCACCCACACCACCAGAAATCGGTGGCCCAAGCGGATACGACACCGCAATCGATACCACCTACCAGCACTCTATGGGAATACAGAAAGGATGGCTAGGTAGATAACACAATGTCCGCCGGCAACACACCGACAGACACACTTTTCTTTACTTAACCCCATTTGAAGCCTCGCTACTGGCAAAATGGACGCAGACGACGATGTCCCCCTCTCCCGAAGGAAAGGGGGACATCGTCTCACATTTGGTAGCGGGGGCAGGATTCGAACCTACGACCTCTGGGTTATGAGCCCAGCGAGCTACCGAGCTGCTCCACCCCGCGCCGATTGTCATCAACATTGCATGTCAATGGCACGGACCCAACTCTATCAACAACATTGGCACTAACAAAATCCAAGTCAGGTCCGTGGTAGTCCAACCATAGCTGGCTCTATCGGGTTTAGTCACGAGACGGAGAGCGCAGAGCCCCTTCTTGGCTGCTTAATATTTAGCCCTTTAACCTCCTCATTTATCACCATGTTTTTCAAAGAACCAATTCCCTCGACCGTCGTTTCTAGAACCTCGCCGGGAACTAAGAATCGCTCCGGTTTCTGCGCCACACCAACACCACTAGGAGTGCCTGTAGAGATCACGTCTCCCGGCTGTAATGTCGCGAAAGTCGAGAGGTACGAAATTATCTGTGGAATGTCGAAAAGCTGAAGAGCTTGGCTATCGCCGCAATGTTTATGCATCCGGACTACGACGCAGAGAGTCCGGGCTAATCGGCGTCCTAGTACCACGACTTACTGATGCGGTCATGTCCTTGATGTATGAAGCTGTCGAACGTGCAGCGCGCTCCAAAGGCATGTTTGCGATTGTCGCAACTTGCGGCGATACTCCTGAGAGCCAGGCAAAGGTCGTCGAATCTCTCCTGGATCGCAATGTAGACGGGCTAATCCTTGCGACCGCTCGCCTCGATGATGAGCTACCTGAGCGCTTGAGGCGCAAAAACCTTCCACATGTCTTGGCTCTTCGTTCAGATGGAAAAAGCCCAACTGTTTCAGGTGACGATAACCTGGGCGGGTATCTGGCTGCTCGACATCTCATAGATCTTGGACATACTGATATCGCAATCGTGACAGGTCCATCGTTTACATCTAGTGCCCACGGTCGAGTAGAAGGGGCTCAGAGCGCATTTGAAGAAGCTGGCATCGATCTGCCCAAGGAGAACATCATCTTTAGTGGTTATGGCATCGAAGCTGGCGAAACAGCCGCTAAATTGCTTCTAGAAAGAGACACACATCCCACCGCCATATTTGCTGCGAATGACAACCTCGCTATCGGCGTTGCTCACGTTGCAGCCAAACTAGGTTTCAGCCTTGGAAAAGATATCTCAATCGTAGGTTACAACGATATCCCGCTGGTAGAAAAGCTTTCTGTTCCAATAACGTCAGTGCGAACTCCCTTTGATCAGATTGCAGAAAAAGCTGTAGACCTGTTGCGGCAGGAATCTACAACTCCCGGAGCTATTAGCTTCATCCCCACTCTTATTCCTCGCAGGTCAAGCGGACCTGGCCCCACAAGGAATTAAGAATTTCACAGTTGCCCTGCTATATAGTGCAATTAAAAACCCTCGACCCAAATCTTGGGCCCAGGGTTAATTATTCTGATGTTGGCTTAATCGTCGCTTTGCGCCGTGATTTAGCTTTCTAGATCCTCAAGCGCTTCATCGAGAAGGTCCAG
This region of Corynebacterium casei LMG S-19264 genomic DNA includes:
- a CDS encoding type II toxin-antitoxin system RelE/ParE family toxin codes for the protein MKNPIRAINFSVASYWRGIGKLDEVDLLRILFDDDELQRMANDPNFKSKKWSSDLVKAYRKKIQILTSATDERDLRALKSLHLEQLKGNRIGTSSIRLNKQYRLILQFKSDESGRTVIVIELVDYH
- a CDS encoding HigA family addiction module antitoxin, coding for MNTVVAAERFPAGEFLADELDERGWSQADFAEVLGRPAQFVSEIISGKKEITRESAAQIGTALGTSAEFWLNLQDSYFLWKQSQDAQTQHNLDEVRIRAQIRDLAPISHLVKRGFVRSKDPTDQAKEVLNLFGKSSFEDPSPTKFVARRSNNEESITVLQESWAACVRASAERLEVSTYSPKALRELAETLSARTKDPNAFAEFQKVFAEVGVKLVYVESFPGGKLDGCAQLVNGHPTIGLSGRGKRLDKVFFTLLHEVAHVLLGHVSDDSEVILDDLSSESDSIEDEADRLAAQLAISDPLQDVPERISADWVEAKSEDLAIHPILLIGRLQKESRLSWKSTLTRNAPTVIKQLEEWKAPRPQ
- a CDS encoding IS1249 family transposase → MSTNRPRCPICTGLMKKNGYTQAGTQRWRCTQGCRGSSVRNSQQASKDAATFRLFYTWITTGRSLNSLAQEHNTTRQTLHARMKWCWLIQPNVEIDHNRVYDQLFIDGTYLNKQCLLIAASLDHVVAWLWCDKESTTNYIKLISQLQPPLIITLDGGTGALSAIKKCWPTSHIQRCTVHVQRHIRRQTTSRPRTEAGKAIYALALSLTKVETPDDAYQWTTNLLATHEFYKPTLAKKTFYKRGQHPSGKTWDWTHKRDRTAMNSLNNLNSKKWLFTWIEPPEGFIGTPKSTTNSLEGGINSPLKLLARNHRGMSKEHQRTAIDWWLASKTQLPAEPVKTARQQRWGKDALAKVNALLEAESPTPPEIGGPSGYDTAIDTTYQHSMGIQKGWLGR
- a CDS encoding fumarylacetoacetate hydrolase family protein, which produces MHKHCGDSQALQLFDIPQIISYLSTFATLQPGDVISTGTPSGVGVAQKPERFLVPGEVLETTVEGIGSLKNMVINEEVKGLNIKQPRRGSALSVS
- a CDS encoding substrate-binding domain-containing protein — translated: MSRKSRGTKLSVECRKAEELGYRRNVYASGLRRRESGLIGVLVPRLTDAVMSLMYEAVERAARSKGMFAIVATCGDTPESQAKVVESLLDRNVDGLILATARLDDELPERLRRKNLPHVLALRSDGKSPTVSGDDNLGGYLAARHLIDLGHTDIAIVTGPSFTSSAHGRVEGAQSAFEEAGIDLPKENIIFSGYGIEAGETAAKLLLERDTHPTAIFAANDNLAIGVAHVAAKLGFSLGKDISIVGYNDIPLVEKLSVPITSVRTPFDQIAEKAVDLLRQESTTPGAISFIPTLIPRRSSGPGPTRN